A single Rhodoflexus caldus DNA region contains:
- a CDS encoding DUF4332 domain-containing protein — MAYKIDEIEGIGPVFAEKLGNAGIKTVEQLLEACATKKGREKVAADTGIDEGKILTWTNMADLFRIKGVSSQYAELLHAAGIDSVKELKHRKPENLHAKMLEVNEEKKLVRQVPALSMVESFVKQAAELPPVITH; from the coding sequence ATGGCTTACAAAATTGATGAAATTGAAGGCATAGGCCCTGTATTTGCAGAAAAACTCGGCAATGCAGGTATCAAAACCGTAGAGCAACTGCTGGAAGCCTGCGCCACCAAAAAAGGCAGAGAAAAAGTAGCTGCCGACACCGGTATTGATGAGGGAAAAATCCTGACTTGGACAAATATGGCAGACTTATTCCGTATCAAAGGGGTAAGTTCGCAATACGCCGAACTGCTGCACGCCGCCGGTATTGACAGCGTGAAAGAGTTGAAGCATCGCAAACCTGAAAACCTGCACGCTAAAATGCTTGAAGTAAACGAAGAGAAAAAATTAGTTCGCCAAGTGCCTGCCTTGTCAATGGTGGAAAGTTTTGTTAAGCAAGCGGCAGAGTTGCCTCCCGTAATTACGCACTAA
- a CDS encoding CocE/NonD family hydrolase, translated as MKKTTLLWLFLWVFAATAWAQNADSLFIRENYQKYEYYIPMRDGTKLFTHVYVPKDASEQNKYPMLMQRTCYSVAPYGLDQYPTRLGPSPTLMRDKYIFVYQDVRGRYMSEGQWTNMTPHIPNKKGKNDVDEASDTFDTIEWLLKNIKHNNGRIGQWGISYPGFYTVAGALSNHPALKAVSPQAPVGDFFFDDFHHNGAFTLGYFFTYPVFGVQKTKNTPESWFREDGIKTPSRDVYQYLLDLGPLKNANELYKDNFFWKETVEHPNYDEFWQKRGIIQHLKGVKPAMMTVGGWFDAEDLYGPLNVYKANEKGSPGAYNTLVMSPFGHGRWSRDAKGPTLHSNVYFGDNIAQFYQQEIEAKFFRHFLKESGDGKTGLPEAYMFDTGSKKWMQFDAWPAKNAQNLTFYLHENGKLNSQMPQAANSFTEYVSDPAKPVPHTENLRSMGGFTPFDYMSEDQRFAGRRPDVLVFQTDELTEDITLGGEIMAKLKVSTTGSDADFFVKLIDVYPGNEPDHPYMPDRKMILGGYQQMVRSEIMRARFRNSFEKPEPMQPNQITEVNFRLQDVLHTFKKGHRIMIQIQSTAFPLFDRNPQKFVENIYKANPEDFIKATHRVYHQQSAASAIEVQVIK; from the coding sequence ATGAAAAAAACTACCCTTTTGTGGCTGTTCCTGTGGGTGTTTGCGGCAACAGCATGGGCACAAAATGCAGATTCGCTGTTCATTCGCGAAAACTATCAGAAATACGAGTACTACATTCCCATGCGCGACGGCACAAAACTGTTTACCCATGTGTATGTGCCAAAAGACGCTTCCGAGCAGAACAAATACCCGATGCTGATGCAGCGCACCTGTTACAGCGTTGCACCTTACGGCTTAGACCAATACCCGACGCGCCTTGGCCCTTCGCCAACCCTGATGCGCGACAAGTACATCTTTGTTTATCAAGACGTGCGCGGACGCTACATGTCCGAAGGGCAATGGACAAATATGACCCCGCACATTCCTAACAAAAAAGGCAAAAACGATGTAGACGAGGCCTCCGATACTTTTGATACGATTGAGTGGTTGCTGAAAAACATCAAACACAACAACGGGCGTATCGGTCAGTGGGGGATTTCTTACCCGGGCTTTTATACGGTTGCAGGCGCACTCAGCAATCACCCTGCACTGAAAGCAGTTTCACCGCAAGCACCCGTCGGCGACTTCTTCTTTGACGATTTTCACCACAATGGCGCATTTACGCTGGGTTATTTCTTTACATATCCTGTTTTTGGCGTGCAGAAAACCAAGAATACGCCCGAAAGCTGGTTCCGCGAAGACGGTATCAAAACACCCTCCCGCGATGTGTACCAATACCTGCTGGACTTAGGGCCTCTCAAAAACGCCAACGAACTCTACAAAGACAATTTTTTCTGGAAAGAAACGGTTGAGCACCCGAATTATGACGAGTTTTGGCAAAAGCGCGGCATCATTCAGCACCTCAAAGGCGTTAAGCCTGCCATGATGACCGTTGGCGGTTGGTTTGATGCCGAAGACCTCTACGGCCCGCTCAATGTGTACAAAGCCAATGAAAAAGGCAGCCCGGGCGCTTACAATACGTTAGTGATGTCGCCTTTTGGGCACGGCCGCTGGTCAAGAGATGCCAAAGGGCCTACGCTGCACAGCAATGTATATTTTGGCGACAATATCGCACAATTTTATCAACAGGAAATTGAGGCAAAGTTCTTCCGTCATTTCCTCAAAGAATCAGGCGATGGTAAAACAGGGCTACCCGAAGCCTATATGTTTGATACGGGCAGCAAAAAATGGATGCAGTTTGATGCATGGCCGGCCAAAAATGCGCAGAACCTGACATTTTACCTGCATGAAAACGGTAAGCTGAACAGCCAAATGCCTCAGGCTGCTAACAGCTTTACCGAGTATGTGAGCGACCCTGCCAAGCCCGTACCGCATACGGAAAATCTGCGCAGCATGGGCGGATTTACGCCTTTTGACTACATGAGCGAAGACCAGCGCTTTGCCGGACGTCGCCCCGACGTGCTGGTATTTCAAACCGATGAGCTGACCGAAGACATCACACTCGGCGGCGAAATTATGGCGAAGTTGAAAGTAAGCACCACAGGTTCGGATGCCGATTTCTTTGTCAAACTGATTGATGTATATCCGGGCAACGAACCCGACCACCCCTACATGCCCGACCGCAAAATGATTCTGGGCGGCTATCAGCAAATGGTGCGCAGCGAAATTATGCGGGCGCGTTTCCGCAACAGCTTTGAAAAGCCTGAACCCATGCAGCCCAATCAGATAACGGAAGTGAATTTCCGCTTGCAGGACGTGCTGCATACCTTCAAAAAAGGGCATCGCATCATGATTCAGATTCAGAGCACGGCCTTCCCGCTGTTTGACCGCAACCCGCAGAAGTTTGTGGAGAATATCTACAAGGCAAATCCCGAAGACTTCATCAAGGCCACTCATCGCGTCTATCACCAACAAAGCGCTGCTTCGGCTATTGAGGTGCAAGTGATTAAGTAG
- a CDS encoding nucleoside deaminase, with protein MDIEKFMRRAIELASENVAKGLGGPFGAVVVRNGEIIGESGNRVTQLNDPTAHAEVSAIRLACERIGSFSLEDCVLFTSCEPCPMCLGAIYWARIPTVYYANDRHDAHRIGFSDQFIYEELEKPMEQRSIRMLQLLPDEARISFDLWEKSTQKIPY; from the coding sequence ATGGATATAGAAAAATTCATGCGCCGCGCCATTGAATTGGCAAGCGAAAACGTAGCCAAAGGGCTTGGCGGTCCTTTTGGGGCGGTAGTGGTTCGCAACGGGGAAATCATCGGCGAATCGGGCAACCGCGTAACGCAACTCAACGACCCGACCGCCCATGCCGAAGTGTCTGCCATTCGTCTGGCCTGTGAGCGCATCGGCAGTTTCAGTTTGGAAGACTGCGTACTGTTCACCAGTTGCGAACCCTGCCCCATGTGCCTTGGCGCGATTTACTGGGCGCGGATTCCCACCGTTTACTACGCCAACGACCGCCACGACGCACACCGCATCGGTTTCAGCGACCAGTTCATTTATGAAGAATTGGAAAAACCCATGGAACAACGCAGTATCCGCATGTTGCAACTGCTGCCCGATGAAGCCCGCATTTCGTTTGACTTGTGGGAAAAGTCTACACAGAAAATCCCTTATTAA
- a CDS encoding ABC transporter ATP-binding protein — protein sequence MIAIEKLSLSKGKTVILKNIDLSITQGDVVLLAGRNGAGKTTLLKCLLGIEKNYTGRIVFHTDSGRSIGYVPDYPALYDHLSAYDNLNITRLYHGKPLAAVSEQLAKAGLAQDAHTKVKYFSAGMKKKLSIAAALICRPQLLILDEPTNALDPEAVIELREHIAKLSREEKVTFLIATHLLEEINKIATQLVLLKKGVVVFNEPRSTYGQYKVIKGTVAEHLKDGLKDLLASHQLKAKSDDHLTEILLPPTLTDEGQLGSLLTDITIRDASIEDLFTFNHVG from the coding sequence ATGATAGCTATTGAAAAATTATCCCTTAGCAAAGGTAAAACTGTCATTCTAAAAAATATTGACTTATCTATTACACAAGGCGATGTTGTGCTATTAGCCGGACGAAACGGTGCAGGCAAAACCACACTGCTCAAATGTCTCTTGGGTATAGAAAAAAACTATACAGGTCGGATTGTTTTTCATACAGACAGTGGACGTTCTATCGGGTACGTGCCTGACTATCCGGCGCTATATGACCATCTGAGTGCCTACGATAATTTAAATATCACCCGCCTGTACCATGGAAAACCATTAGCTGCTGTCAGCGAGCAATTGGCAAAAGCAGGATTAGCACAAGATGCACATACGAAAGTAAAGTATTTTTCCGCAGGGATGAAGAAAAAACTATCTATTGCTGCTGCGTTGATTTGCCGTCCTCAACTGCTCATATTAGACGAACCCACCAATGCGCTTGATCCTGAAGCGGTAATTGAACTGCGGGAGCATATCGCAAAGCTAAGCCGCGAAGAGAAAGTTACCTTCCTGATTGCCACACATTTGCTGGAAGAAATCAACAAAATTGCTACTCAATTAGTACTGCTTAAGAAAGGTGTTGTCGTTTTTAATGAACCCCGCAGTACCTACGGGCAATACAAAGTAATCAAAGGCACTGTTGCTGAGCATTTGAAAGACGGATTGAAAGATTTGCTTGCCTCACATCAGTTAAAAGCAAAATCAGACGACCATCTGACAGAAATTCTGTTGCCGCCAACACTCACAGACGAAGGACAACTCGGCAGCCTGCTTACCGATATAACCATACGCGATGCCTCCATAGAAGATTTATTCACTTTTAACCATGTGGGATAG